Below is a window of Allomuricauda ruestringensis DSM 13258 DNA.
AAAACCCTAACGAAGAACAACCCCTTATTACTATAATTTTTATATACAAGCAGGGGTTGATCACCCTTCAGGAAATCAACCCTGCTTTTTTACATGGGCTCCACAAATATTATCCCAAGGCGTATGAAATATATTCCCAGTTAAAAAAGGACATTGTATGGAATGTTGTATGCCCCCTTTTAAAAAAAGCCCAAGAATTGGGGCAAGTCAGAAACAATGTCAATGTTGAATTGGTCTGTACATTGTTTTTGTCCCGAATGGAGGAAACCGTGTATTCAAAGGCCAATTTATTCGATGAATATAGCATCCACGAGCTGCTGGATCATATCATTATCAATAATCTACGGGGCATTCTTACATTGGAATATCTTCAAAAAAGCCCCCTACAATAGTAC
It encodes the following:
- a CDS encoding TetR/AcrR family transcriptional regulator, translated to MGDKNDILAYAIENFTKFGSKRFSMDELAKNLGISKKTLYKHFNSKEKLVKESLRYYLDNIRANVDNYMLENPNEEQPLITIIFIYKQGLITLQEINPAFLHGLHKYYPKAYEIYSQLKKDIVWNVVCPLLKKAQELGQVRNNVNVELVCTLFLSRMEETVYSKANLFDEYSIHELLDHIIINNLRGILTLEYLQKSPLQ